A region of the Rubripirellula tenax genome:
CCCGCATCGCACTCGTCGTCCGTACTCTCGCATCCCCAATAGGCGTGATCTTGAACGAACCGCCGAGGCTTTCCAAGCACCTTGTTCCACACATAGAACGCCGCGCCGAATGAAGTGCCGTTGTCGGCCGCCCCCGCGGGGATGTAGACGTTTTTGAACGGCGTTTGTGCCGTGATCTTACCGTTGGCAACCGAGTTCATCGCAACGCCACCGGTCATGCAAAGATTGTCCGATTTCGTTTTTTCATGCAACCGATTGAGCATGTGCAAAATGATCTCTTCGGTCACCACCTGCAAACTCTTGGCGATGTTGTCGTGACGGGGCGTCATCGGTTCGTCCTTCGCTCGCATCGGCCCAAGTTCTTCGATCAACTTGGGCGAATGAAACGGCTCAACAATCGGCGCGCCATCGTTCCATTTCATCTTGACGCCCCGCTTGTGATGCGTGAAGAAATCCAAATTCAACTCGAACGTGTCCCCCTTCGGCCGGATCATCTTGCGAATCGAATCCGCAAACTCGGGTTCACCATAGGGCGCAAGACCCATCACTTTGTACTCATCTCCATAGTAGGGAAACCCCAAGTACATGGTGATGGTGCTGTACAAAAAACCGATCGAATGAGGGAACCAAACACGGTCAAACTCCTTCCAATCGCTGCCTCGCGCCATCGCTGTCATCGTGCTGGTGAAATCGCCCATGCCGTCGACCGACAGCACAGCGGCTTCGTCGAACGGCGAGATCAAGAAACCGGCCGCGACGTGGGTCTGGTGATGTTCGATGCGGTGAAACTTCGCCCGTATCGAATCCCGATTGACACCCAAACCCTGCGCCAACTGATCTTCAAGGCCCAGCGTCTTACCCTGGCGTTTGAGCCGATCAAGGATCGCCCGAGCGCTGGGCCGATGGGAAGCAACGAACGCCAATCGCTTGCCAAGGTTGGCGCGCGGGTCAAACGAGAGCGCGACATGATCAATATCACCAATCTCCAGTCCGGCCACATCTAGGCAATACTGGATCGACTGAGACGGAAACCCCGCCCAGTGCTTGATGCGATTGAATCGCTCTTCTTCAACCGCAGCAACCAGCTGTCCATCGACCAAAATCGACGCAGCCGCGTCACCGTGATAAGCATTCAGACCAATAATATTCATTCAACTTTTTCGCTGTAAGGAAGCACATTAGCTACTGCATCAGAACTAAAACTGAAAGTAGATAAACTGCTGAATTGGCCTCAGAAACACAAACACAGAACTGATGGCGACTGCATAGACCAACGCTTCAGGGGCGATGCACAGGACCGGAAACCTCTCGCGCATCGGTTCCAAAACCTTTGATCCCACAAACGCGACGCCCAACGCAAGCATGACTGCCGCTGCGAGAATATAAGTATTTTCTCGCATGCCAAGCGAAAGATATTGCGCAGGGCTAGCGACCTTCCCTAGCATGGTGAAAGTGTCGGACATATTGGCTGCGCGAAATGGAATCCATGCCAACATCGTTAACCCAAGCGTCAAGGCCCAGCCGCCATAGTTTCGCAGCCACCTGGGCAACCGCTCACGCAAAGTGCCACTCTCCCGATAGACGTAAACCATGACCGCGTGCCACAACCCCCAAACCAGAAATTTCCATGCTGCTCCATGCCACAATCCCATGATTGCCCATGTTAGGAACAGTGCAGTCGTCCAACGATAGGTAACTTGCGTCGCGCTCACCACAGATCCCAATCCACCGGTGGATTCATCACGCACTTTCGCACCGGCCAACGGAAGATACAAATAGTCACGAATCCAACTGGACAGCGAGATATGCCAGCGCCGCCAAAAATCACGTGGTGAAACTGCAAAGTACGGGTAGTTGAAATTTTCAGGAAAACGAATTCCCATCAAACGAGCAGATCCGATAGCGATATGTGAGTAGGCACTGAAATCGAAATAGATCTGGAAACCGAACAAAAATGCCAACGTCCACACGTCAATCGCCGACATCGTCGACGCCGGCGACGAAAATCCCGAATCTACCGTTTCCCCTATATTGTCGGCTAACACTACCTTTAAAAACAGGCCGAACAAAATACGACGCGTGCCCACCACTAAGTTTTCAAATTGAAATCTCGGTCGCTCGTCCAACTGCGGCAAGACTTCATTCGCTCGCAAAATCGGCCCTGCGACCAACTGCGGAAAATACATCACGTACACCGAATACAGAACATAGTCTCGCTCAGGTTTGATGAACCCTCGATAGACATCGATCGAATAGCTGATCGTCTGAAACGTGTAGAAACTTATCCCAAGTGGCAAGATGATATTCAATACCGGTGGCGGTGATGACACGCCAAACCAACCCAGTACCAGCCAAGCATTCTCAACGGCAAAAATCGAGTATTTAAACACGAACAGGAGCGAAAGATTGATGGACAAACTAAGCAACAGAAGCAACCACTTTCGTCGCGGGTTCCCCTCTTTAGCCATCAACAACGAAACGCAATAGTCCGTTGTCGACGAGACCAGCATCAATGCAATGAAATCGACCCGCCAAAATCCGTAAAACATCACGCTGGCAAGAAACAACATCCACAGTCGTTGACGGCGCGGCAGCAACCAGTACAACGCGGTTGCAACGATCAAAAAAAGCAGGAAGGTAAGTGAATTAAATAACATTACGGCTTACCATCCTTTTCAGAAATCCCCTGTGAAACAAGTTCTCCGATCTGCCCGGACAGCAGTTCATGCCCCGCTTCTTGAAAATGCATAAAGTCATATCCCGATCCGTTTCCTTGTATGTCATCCATTTGCCCCCAGCATTCACCGGGCACTAGCGAGTCGAGGTCGGCAAAATGGGC
Encoded here:
- a CDS encoding MBOAT family O-acyltransferase, producing MLFNSLTFLLFLIVATALYWLLPRRQRLWMLFLASVMFYGFWRVDFIALMLVSSTTDYCVSLLMAKEGNPRRKWLLLLLSLSINLSLLFVFKYSIFAVENAWLVLGWFGVSSPPPVLNIILPLGISFYTFQTISYSIDVYRGFIKPERDYVLYSVYVMYFPQLVAGPILRANEVLPQLDERPRFQFENLVVGTRRILFGLFLKVVLADNIGETVDSGFSSPASTMSAIDVWTLAFLFGFQIYFDFSAYSHIAIGSARLMGIRFPENFNYPYFAVSPRDFWRRWHISLSSWIRDYLYLPLAGAKVRDESTGGLGSVVSATQVTYRWTTALFLTWAIMGLWHGAAWKFLVWGLWHAVMVYVYRESGTLRERLPRWLRNYGGWALTLGLTMLAWIPFRAANMSDTFTMLGKVASPAQYLSLGMRENTYILAAAVMLALGVAFVGSKVLEPMRERFPVLCIAPEALVYAVAISSVFVFLRPIQQFIYFQF
- a CDS encoding carbamoyltransferase family protein, with the translated sequence MNIIGLNAYHGDAAASILVDGQLVAAVEEERFNRIKHWAGFPSQSIQYCLDVAGLEIGDIDHVALSFDPRANLGKRLAFVASHRPSARAILDRLKRQGKTLGLEDQLAQGLGVNRDSIRAKFHRIEHHQTHVAAGFLISPFDEAAVLSVDGMGDFTSTMTAMARGSDWKEFDRVWFPHSIGFLYSTITMYLGFPYYGDEYKVMGLAPYGEPEFADSIRKMIRPKGDTFELNLDFFTHHKRGVKMKWNDGAPIVEPFHSPKLIEELGPMRAKDEPMTPRHDNIAKSLQVVTEEIILHMLNRLHEKTKSDNLCMTGGVAMNSVANGKITAQTPFKNVYIPAGAADNGTSFGAAFYVWNKVLGKPRRFVQDHAYWGCESTDDECDAGIRLAGLPFDRLDQSELLDRTTDAMLDGKVVGWFQGRMEFGARALGSRSLIADPRRTDMRDIINLRIKFREKFRPFAPSILEEHVGEWFEINESTPYMEKVFPIREEKHALIPAVTHVDGSGRLQTVSKDTNPLYHALITRFFEKTGVPIVLNTSLNENEPVVRTPAEAISCFLRTDMDVLVLGNCFIDRHRSDFPAEHRKRKV